From the genome of Streptomyces sp. NBC_01341, one region includes:
- a CDS encoding flavin reductase family protein has product MSNDEFRAALSRLAAGVVLITAQEPPLDEHGRGEDVGMTATSFVSVSLDPPLVMVSLRNDSRMDDLLAEQPLWSVSVLAESQRQIAGRFAMKGRISDRLLFEDLPFIRGGITGAPLISGALAILECRTEQSVVAGDHTLVIGRVLTASLPNADAEPLAYFKGRYRKLA; this is encoded by the coding sequence GTGAGCAACGACGAATTCCGCGCCGCCCTGTCCCGTCTGGCCGCGGGGGTGGTGCTCATCACCGCCCAGGAACCGCCGCTCGACGAGCACGGCCGCGGCGAGGACGTCGGCATGACGGCGACCTCGTTCGTCTCGGTCTCCCTGGACCCGCCGCTGGTGATGGTGAGCCTGCGCAACGACTCGCGGATGGACGACCTGCTGGCCGAGCAGCCCCTGTGGTCGGTGTCGGTGCTGGCGGAGAGCCAACGGCAGATCGCGGGCCGGTTCGCCATGAAGGGCAGGATCAGCGACCGGCTCCTGTTCGAGGACCTGCCCTTCATACGGGGCGGGATCACGGGCGCGCCCCTGATCTCCGGAGCGCTGGCCATCCTGGAGTGCCGCACCGAGCAGAGCGTCGTCGCCGGCGACCACACACTGGTGATCGGACGGGTGCTGACGGCGTCCCTGCCGAACGCGGACGCCGAGCCCCTCGCCTACTTCAAGGGCCGCTACCGCAAACTGGCCTGA
- the arfB gene encoding alternative ribosome rescue aminoacyl-tRNA hydrolase ArfB, translating to MGVMSGPYVIRGSVSLPEAELMWRFSRSSGPGGQHVNTSDSQVELRFDLAATESLPEVWKARALERLAGRLVGGVVSVRASEHRSQWRNRETAAVRLAALLAEATAPPPKPRLKKKIPRGINERRLREKKQRGDTKRGRSGRDW from the coding sequence ATGGGTGTCATGTCCGGGCCCTATGTCATCCGCGGTTCGGTCTCCCTTCCGGAGGCCGAACTCATGTGGCGTTTCTCGCGGTCCTCGGGGCCCGGCGGGCAGCACGTCAACACCAGCGACTCCCAGGTGGAGCTCAGGTTCGACCTCGCCGCCACCGAGTCGCTGCCCGAGGTGTGGAAGGCGCGCGCGCTCGAACGTCTCGCGGGCAGGCTGGTGGGCGGGGTCGTGTCCGTACGGGCCTCGGAACACCGCTCGCAGTGGCGCAACAGGGAGACGGCCGCCGTGCGGCTGGCCGCTCTGCTGGCGGAGGCCACCGCGCCGCCGCCCAAGCCGCGCCTGAAGAAGAAGATCCCGCGCGGCATCAACGAGCGGCGCCTGCGGGAGAAGAAGCAGCGCGGCGACACGAAGCGCGGGCGCTCGGGCCGCGACTGGTAG
- a CDS encoding TerD family protein, whose protein sequence is MAVSLSKGGNVSLTKEAPGLTAVTVGLGWDVRTTTGTDFDLDASAIAVNGAGKVYSDGHFVFFNNKQTPDQTIVHTGDNITGQGEGDDEQINVNLAGLPADIDKIVFPVSIYDAEARSQNFGQVRNAFIRIINQAGGTEIARYDLSEDAATETAMVFGELYRNGAEWKFRAVGQGYASGLRGIAQDFGVNL, encoded by the coding sequence ATGGCTGTAAGCCTGTCCAAGGGCGGCAACGTCTCGCTCACCAAGGAGGCCCCGGGCCTGACCGCCGTCACGGTCGGCCTCGGCTGGGACGTCCGCACCACCACCGGCACCGACTTCGACCTCGACGCTTCGGCGATCGCGGTCAACGGCGCGGGCAAGGTCTACTCCGACGGCCACTTCGTCTTCTTCAACAACAAGCAGACGCCGGACCAGACCATCGTCCACACCGGTGACAACATCACGGGCCAGGGTGAGGGCGACGACGAGCAGATCAACGTCAACCTCGCGGGCCTCCCGGCGGACATCGACAAGATCGTGTTCCCGGTCTCCATCTACGACGCCGAGGCGCGCAGCCAGAACTTCGGCCAGGTGCGGAACGCCTTCATCCGCATCATCAACCAGGCCGGCGGCACCGAGATCGCCCGCTACGACCTGAGCGAGGACGCCGCCACCGAGACCGCCATGGTCTTCGGCGAGCTCTACCGCAACGGCGCCGAGTGGAAGTTCCGCGCGGTCGGCCAGGGCTACGCCTCGGGCCTCCGCGGCATCGCCCAGGACTTCGGCGTCAACCTCTGA
- a CDS encoding M4 family metallopeptidase, translating into MTPHMNTRRAAALAAVAAMVVVGVQTGTASAGPHAGDSTASSSGATALGANTAALRTAALRAAQGDAPAAAAALGLGSQEKLIVRDVIKDAHGTVHTRYERTYAGLPVLGGDLVTHTAADGSSKGVDKASTARISVPSTQPKVKSAASARKVVWAGGGKPVLAFETVRKGLRKDGTPSRLHVITDATTGKKLHSFEAVETGTGNSQYSGEVALSTTKGASGFELTDGERGGHKTYDLNQGQAGTGDLVTDADDTWGDGTGNDRQTAAVDAHYGAAKTWDFYKSELGRDGIAGDGRAAYSRVHFGNAYVNAFWDDSCFCMTYGDGADDKSALTAIDVAGHEMSHGLTAATANLDYAGESGGLNEATSDILGTSVEFYADNTTDAGDYLIGEKIDINGDGTPLRYMDKPSKDGGSADYWDTGVGGLDVHYSSGVANHFFYLLAEGSGAKTIGGVDYDSPTSDGSKVTGIGRQKAYQIWYKALSVYMTSSTDYAGARVATEKAATDLFGAGSTELAAVDAAWTGVNVN; encoded by the coding sequence ATGACCCCCCACATGAACACCCGTCGCGCCGCCGCCCTGGCCGCAGTTGCCGCGATGGTCGTCGTCGGCGTGCAGACCGGCACCGCCTCGGCCGGTCCCCACGCAGGTGACAGCACCGCCTCTTCGTCCGGTGCCACCGCCCTCGGCGCGAACACGGCGGCACTGCGCACCGCCGCTCTCCGCGCCGCACAGGGCGACGCACCGGCCGCCGCGGCCGCCCTCGGACTCGGCAGCCAGGAGAAGCTCATCGTCCGTGACGTGATCAAGGACGCCCACGGCACCGTGCACACCCGCTACGAGCGCACCTACGCCGGACTGCCGGTCCTCGGCGGCGACCTGGTCACCCACACCGCTGCCGACGGCTCGTCCAAGGGTGTGGACAAGGCCAGCACCGCGCGCATCTCCGTCCCGTCGACCCAGCCGAAGGTGAAGTCGGCGGCGAGCGCCCGCAAGGTCGTCTGGGCGGGCGGCGGCAAGCCGGTCCTCGCCTTCGAGACCGTGCGGAAGGGACTGCGGAAGGACGGCACGCCCAGCAGGCTGCACGTCATCACCGACGCCACGACCGGCAAGAAGCTGCACAGCTTCGAGGCCGTGGAGACCGGGACGGGCAACAGCCAGTACAGCGGGGAGGTGGCCCTCTCGACCACCAAGGGCGCCTCGGGCTTCGAGCTGACCGACGGTGAGCGCGGCGGCCACAAGACGTACGACCTCAACCAGGGCCAGGCAGGCACCGGCGACCTCGTCACCGACGCCGACGACACCTGGGGCGACGGCACCGGCAACGACCGCCAGACCGCCGCCGTCGACGCCCACTACGGCGCGGCCAAGACCTGGGACTTCTACAAGTCCGAGCTCGGCCGCGACGGGATAGCCGGGGACGGCCGGGCCGCCTACTCCCGTGTCCACTTCGGCAACGCCTACGTCAACGCGTTCTGGGACGACAGCTGCTTCTGCATGACCTACGGCGACGGAGCCGACGACAAGAGCGCGCTCACCGCGATCGACGTCGCGGGCCACGAAATGAGCCACGGCCTGACCGCCGCGACCGCCAACCTCGACTACGCCGGTGAGTCCGGCGGTCTCAACGAGGCGACCAGCGACATCCTCGGCACCTCCGTCGAGTTCTACGCCGACAACACCACCGACGCCGGGGACTACCTCATCGGCGAGAAGATCGACATCAACGGCGACGGAACCCCGTTGCGGTACATGGACAAGCCCAGCAAGGACGGCGGCTCGGCGGACTACTGGGACACCGGCGTCGGCGGCCTGGACGTGCACTACTCCTCCGGTGTCGCCAACCACTTCTTCTATCTGCTGGCCGAGGGCAGTGGCGCGAAGACCATCGGCGGCGTCGACTACGACTCCCCGACCTCCGACGGCTCGAAGGTCACCGGTATCGGCCGCCAGAAGGCCTACCAGATCTGGTACAAGGCGCTCTCCGTCTACATGACGTCGAGCACCGACTACGCCGGAGCCCGCGTCGCGACCGAGAAGGCGGCCACCGACCTGTTCGGGGCCGGCAGCACCGAACTCGCGGCCGTCGACGCCGCCTGGACCGGGGTCAACGTCAACTAA
- a CDS encoding M1 family metallopeptidase, translating into MDQRTVPRRRTVPGAALLLAAVVLVTACTDGRGAVVGTPGAAGVRDPYFPRLGNGGYDVTHYDLSVATDAGAGHLSGTAVITARATQDLSAFNLDLAGLEVRSATVEGRPAAVNRAGWELTLRPAVAVADRLRAGRTFRTVVRYSGSPRTVTDADGSDEGWLRTAYGAVALGEPAGSMTWFPGNHHPGDKASYDIRVTVPEGRSAVSNGEPASRRTAGGRTTYHWRVREPMASYLATVAVGRFTVRRTVTGAGLPVVTAVDPDSDRASARVLARIPEVVSWGEEKFGPYPFSSAGAIVGRPDDAGYALETQTRPFFPGPPGLVLLVHELAHQWFGNSVTPASWRDMWLNEGFATYAEWLWSEDHSGPTVQESFEKAYADEANWAFPPSRPPGAADLSRPPVYGRGAMVVHRIRQEMHDDGAFFGLVRGWLKEHRHGNASTADFTAYAEKASGRDLTEVWDTWLDGRSRPALG; encoded by the coding sequence GTGGACCAGCGAACCGTGCCCCGGCGCCGTACCGTGCCCGGCGCCGCCCTCCTGCTGGCGGCGGTCGTGCTGGTCACCGCCTGCACGGACGGCCGGGGCGCGGTCGTGGGGACGCCGGGCGCGGCGGGTGTGCGCGACCCCTACTTCCCCCGCCTCGGCAACGGCGGGTACGACGTCACCCACTACGACCTGTCGGTGGCGACGGACGCCGGCGCGGGGCACCTCAGCGGCACTGCGGTGATCACGGCCCGGGCGACCCAGGACCTCAGCGCGTTCAACCTGGACCTCGCCGGGCTGGAGGTCCGCTCGGCCACCGTCGAGGGGCGTCCTGCCGCGGTGAACCGGGCGGGGTGGGAACTGACGCTGCGTCCGGCAGTCGCGGTCGCGGACCGGCTCCGCGCGGGCCGGACGTTCCGCACGGTCGTGCGCTACTCCGGTTCGCCCCGCACCGTCACCGATGCGGACGGCTCCGACGAGGGCTGGCTGCGGACCGCGTACGGGGCGGTGGCGCTCGGGGAGCCGGCCGGCTCCATGACCTGGTTCCCAGGGAACCACCATCCGGGCGACAAGGCGTCGTACGACATCCGGGTCACCGTTCCCGAGGGGCGGAGTGCCGTCTCCAACGGTGAGCCGGCGTCCCGCCGCACGGCTGGGGGCCGCACCACGTACCACTGGCGTGTCCGGGAGCCGATGGCGAGCTACCTCGCGACCGTCGCCGTCGGCCGCTTCACCGTGCGGCGGACCGTCACAGGGGCCGGCCTTCCGGTGGTCACCGCGGTCGATCCGGACTCCGACCGGGCGAGCGCGCGTGTGCTGGCCCGGATTCCCGAGGTGGTCTCGTGGGGCGAGGAGAAGTTCGGGCCGTACCCCTTCTCGTCGGCCGGGGCGATCGTGGGCCGGCCCGACGACGCCGGCTACGCGCTGGAGACACAGACCCGGCCGTTCTTTCCCGGCCCGCCCGGTCTGGTGCTGCTCGTCCACGAACTGGCGCACCAGTGGTTCGGGAACTCCGTCACGCCCGCGAGCTGGCGCGACATGTGGCTCAACGAGGGCTTCGCGACCTACGCGGAGTGGCTGTGGAGCGAGGACCACTCCGGCCCCACCGTCCAGGAGAGTTTCGAGAAGGCCTACGCCGACGAGGCGAACTGGGCCTTCCCGCCGTCCCGTCCGCCGGGCGCCGCCGATCTGTCCCGGCCCCCGGTGTACGGACGCGGGGCGATGGTCGTCCACCGTATCCGCCAGGAGATGCACGACGACGGGGCCTTCTTCGGTCTCGTCAGGGGCTGGCTGAAGGAGCACCGGCACGGCAACGCCTCGACCGCCGACTTCACCGCGTACGCCGAGAAGGCGTCCGGCAGGGACCTGACGGAGGTCTGGGACACCTGGCTCGACGGCAGGAGCCGGCCGGCCCTAGGCTGA
- a CDS encoding GlcG/HbpS family heme-binding protein, whose amino-acid sequence MKKMSLRTRVLTGAVVAAALGAGTFGAMSANASTPAAAPAAAVKADTADRNLQRTTHLTVSAATKAAQAALDAAKKDNQRVSVAVVDRDGNTVVTLRGDGAGPQSPESAVKKAYTAVSWNAPTSELVKRLQQAPNLKDIPGTLFLAGGAPVQVKGAPVAGIGVAGAPSGDLDEKFAAAGVATLGR is encoded by the coding sequence ATGAAGAAGATGTCCCTGCGCACCCGAGTCCTGACCGGTGCCGTCGTCGCCGCCGCCCTGGGTGCCGGGACCTTCGGCGCGATGTCCGCGAACGCCTCGACTCCCGCCGCCGCGCCGGCCGCAGCCGTCAAGGCCGACACCGCCGACCGGAACCTCCAGCGGACCACCCACCTGACCGTCTCCGCCGCCACGAAGGCCGCACAGGCCGCCCTGGACGCGGCGAAGAAGGACAACCAGCGCGTGTCGGTCGCTGTCGTCGACCGCGACGGCAACACCGTCGTCACGCTGCGCGGCGACGGCGCGGGCCCGCAGTCCCCCGAGTCCGCCGTGAAGAAGGCGTACACGGCCGTCTCCTGGAACGCGCCGACCTCCGAACTGGTGAAGCGTCTGCAGCAGGCCCCGAACCTCAAGGACATCCCCGGCACCCTGTTCCTGGCCGGTGGTGCACCGGTGCAGGTCAAGGGCGCCCCGGTGGCGGGCATCGGCGTGGCCGGAGCACCGAGCGGCGACCTCGACGAGAAGTTCGCGGCGGCGGGTGTGGCGACCCTCGGCAGGTAA
- a CDS encoding sensor histidine kinase — protein sequence MRRNGTGPDAERTSPDRPDADRPGPAGSTGPGPAADGPDDRRLSLLMHAAFFLLLGASLARFLMRHPGETRTPWIIALSALLAVLHLLGPVLGSRPTPRRLTWLGVLVVVWMVLVVLAPSFAWCAVPLFYTGLRILPPRAALALVALLTVFVVAAQLRLATGFDPNLVLAPPAVAAIATAVFVHMQRQAVRQRELIDDLLRTRRELAATERREGTLAERQRLSMEIHDTLAQGLSSQQMLLQAADRSWGSDPATARRHVLTATGIAERNLAEARRFVHDLAPADLAEGGGLEAALRTLADRETAQSRGRLTVRCHVEGVPAAALPDRVQSALLRIAQGALANVTEHAGAGVAALTLTHLDDRVVLDIADNGRGFGPTERAPEGVRGHGLPAMRARMRQLGGTLTVESAPGEGTVLSAAVPLPHTTAPPVPEDRA from the coding sequence GTGCGGCGGAACGGAACCGGACCGGACGCGGAGCGGACGAGCCCGGACCGGCCGGACGCGGACCGGCCCGGCCCGGCCGGGAGCACCGGTCCGGGCCCGGCGGCGGACGGCCCGGACGACCGCCGGCTGTCCCTGCTCATGCACGCAGCCTTCTTCCTGCTGCTCGGCGCCTCGCTCGCACGCTTCCTGATGCGCCACCCCGGCGAGACCCGCACGCCGTGGATCATCGCGCTGTCCGCCCTGCTCGCCGTCCTCCACCTCCTCGGCCCGGTGCTCGGCTCCCGGCCGACACCGCGCCGGCTCACATGGCTCGGCGTCCTCGTCGTGGTCTGGATGGTCCTGGTCGTCCTCGCGCCCAGCTTCGCCTGGTGTGCCGTCCCGCTCTTCTACACGGGCCTGCGGATCCTGCCGCCGCGCGCGGCCCTCGCGCTGGTCGCCCTGCTGACCGTGTTCGTCGTGGCCGCGCAACTCCGGCTCGCGACCGGCTTCGACCCCAATCTCGTCCTGGCCCCGCCCGCGGTCGCAGCCATCGCCACCGCCGTCTTCGTCCACATGCAGCGCCAGGCCGTGCGCCAGCGCGAGCTGATCGACGACCTGCTGCGCACGCGGCGGGAACTGGCCGCCACCGAACGCAGGGAAGGGACCCTCGCCGAGCGTCAGCGGCTGTCCATGGAGATCCACGACACCCTGGCCCAGGGGCTCTCCAGCCAGCAGATGCTGCTCCAGGCGGCCGACCGGTCCTGGGGCTCCGACCCCGCCACCGCGCGCCGGCACGTCCTGACGGCGACCGGCATCGCGGAACGCAACCTCGCCGAGGCCCGCCGCTTCGTGCACGACCTGGCCCCGGCCGACCTGGCGGAGGGCGGCGGCCTGGAGGCTGCCCTGCGGACCCTCGCGGACCGCGAGACCGCCCAGTCGCGCGGCCGCCTCACCGTCCGCTGCCACGTGGAGGGCGTCCCCGCCGCCGCCCTTCCCGACCGGGTGCAGTCGGCGCTGCTGCGGATCGCCCAGGGGGCCCTGGCGAACGTGACCGAGCACGCCGGGGCCGGCGTCGCCGCGCTGACCCTGACTCACCTGGACGACCGCGTGGTCCTCGACATCGCCGACAACGGCCGGGGCTTCGGACCTACGGAGCGTGCGCCCGAGGGGGTGCGGGGACACGGGCTACCCGCGATGCGCGCCCGGATGCGGCAGCTCGGCGGGACACTGACCGTCGAGTCGGCACCGGGCGAGGGGACGGTCCTGTCCGCCGCCGTGCCCCTGCCCCACACCACCGCGCCACCCGTCCCGGAGGACCGCGCATGA
- a CDS encoding response regulator transcription factor — protein MTTNVRILLCDDHAVVRAGLLALLGGEPDIEVVGEAGSGEEAVALAARLTPDVVLMDLQLGPGIDGVEATRRIAAAVGTGTTGPAVHVLVLTTYDTDADITRAIEAGATGYLLKAERPEELFAAIRAAAQGRTTLSAPVAGRVMARLRSPRPALTERELDILGQLSQGLGNRDIARALFISEATVKTHLGRIYDKLGVDTRSGAVAVAKEQRLLL, from the coding sequence ATGACCACGAACGTACGGATCCTGCTCTGCGACGACCACGCGGTCGTGCGCGCCGGTCTGCTCGCCCTCCTCGGCGGTGAACCGGACATCGAGGTGGTGGGCGAGGCCGGCAGCGGCGAGGAGGCCGTCGCCCTCGCCGCCCGGCTCACCCCCGACGTCGTGCTGATGGACCTCCAGCTGGGCCCCGGTATCGACGGGGTCGAGGCGACCCGCCGCATCGCGGCCGCAGTCGGGACCGGCACCACCGGCCCCGCCGTTCACGTCCTGGTCCTCACGACGTACGACACAGACGCCGACATCACCCGCGCCATCGAGGCGGGGGCCACCGGCTACCTGCTGAAGGCGGAACGCCCGGAGGAACTGTTCGCCGCCATCCGCGCGGCCGCGCAGGGCCGCACGACGCTCTCGGCACCGGTCGCCGGCCGGGTCATGGCCCGGTTGCGCAGCCCCCGGCCCGCCCTCACCGAACGCGAGCTCGACATCCTCGGCCAGCTGTCCCAGGGGCTCGGCAACCGTGACATCGCCCGCGCCCTCTTCATCAGCGAGGCGACGGTCAAGACCCACCTGGGCCGGATCTACGACAAGCTCGGGGTCGACACCCGTTCGGGCGCGGTCGCCGTCGCCAAGGAACAACGACTGCTCCTCTGA